The Astatotilapia calliptera chromosome 14, fAstCal1.2, whole genome shotgun sequence genome includes a region encoding these proteins:
- the dhx40 gene encoding probable ATP-dependent RNA helicase DHX40, with protein sequence MSKSAKWSPKEDGSKRLPIYQHKSKLIQAVRDCSFLVVTGETGSGKTTQLPQYLREAGFCKDGKIGITQPRRVAAITVAQRVAQEMQCTLGKEVGYQVRFDDCTSQDTVVKYMTDGCLLREVLADPALSQYSVIILDEVHERSLNTDILLGLIKKVFTDPAKATKGRSFPLKVVVMSATLETDKLSAFLSNCPVFAIPGRTFPVTCTFGSAVGPKDLESTGYVKEVVKVALDIHTSEMAGDILVFLTGQSEIEHACDMLFEKAECIDYRYDVTDQSVDGLLILPLYGSMPTDQQRQIFQPPPPRIRKCVVATNIAATSLTINGIKYIVDSGFVKQLNHNSRVGMDILEVVPISKSEAQQRAGRAGRTSAGKCFRIYTKEFWEKCMPEYTIPEIQRTSLTAVILTLKCLGIHDVIRFPYLDCPEERFILEALKQLYQFDAIDRRGNVTKLGELMVEFPLHPGLTRALLKAASLGCQDLLLAVAAMLSVENIFIRPGHPDKQKEADKKHRALAAKTGSMNDFATLLSVFQSCKSSDRPSAWCKENWIHWRALKSAFSVETQLRDILHRLQQKKDFPVETFDGNKSELFRRCLCTGYFSNVARRSIGKVFCTMDGHGSMVHIHPSSSLFDQEGELNWVIFHDVLATSRVYIRTVCPIRYEWVKDLLPKLHEVDAYELSSVAREEVTAEEMTKWESREAAKRQSEVSDEDAMKKLEKRNDETTVSEARARYLQRKQQRQQSKPL encoded by the exons CAGCGAAATGGAGCCCAAAAGAAGACGGGTCAAAACGTCTGCCCATCTATCAGCACAAAAGCAAACTAATTCAAGCTGTCAGAGACTGCAGCTTCCTGGTGGTCACCGGTGAGACTGGCAGCGGGAAAACCACACAACTCCCACAGTACCTGCGTGAAGCAG gtttttgtaAAGATGGCAAAATTGGCATCACTCAGCCGCGCAGGGTCGCTGCCATCACTGTGGCCCAGAGGGTAGCCCAGGAGATGCAGTGCACTCTGGGAAAGGAAGTTGGCTATCAGGTCCGCTTTGATGACTGCACgtcacag GACACGGTGGTGAAGTACATGACAGACGGCTGTTTGCTGAGGGAGGTGCTGGCAGACCCTGCACTCTCTCAGTACAGTGTTATAATCTTGGATGAAGTCCATGAACGCAGCCTTAACACA GACATTCTCTTGGGTTTAATAAAGAAAGTCTTCACTGACCCAGCCAAGGCCACCAAGGGCCGATCCTTCCCTCTGAAGGTGGTGGTGATGTCGGCCACTTTGGAAACGGACAAACTATCAGCTTTTCTTAGTAACTGCCCCGTCTTCGCTATTCCTGGGAGGACGTTTCCTGTAACCTGCACGTTTGGGTCGGCTGTTGGACCTAAAGATCTGGAAAGCACTGGTTATGTAAAAGAG GTTGTGAAAGTGGCTCTGGACATTCACACTAGTGAAATGGCTGGGGATATTCTGGTGTTTTTGACAG gtcAGTCTGAGATTGAACACGCCTGTGACATGCTGTTCGAGAAAGCCGAGTGCATAGACTATCGCTATGATGTAACAGACCAATCAGTGGATGGCCTTCTCATTTTGCCCCTTTATGGATCCATGCCTactg aTCAACAACGGCAGATCTTTCAGCCACCACCTCCAAGAATAAGAAAGTGTGTCGTGGCCACAAACATTGCTGCAACCTCTCTCACCATCAATGgcataaa GTACATTGTGGACAGCGGCTTCGTGAAGCAGCTCAACCACAATTCGAGGGTGGGCATGGATATCTTGGAGGTTGTGCCTATTTCAAA GAGTGAGGCGCAGCAGAGAGCGGGTCGAGCTGGAAGAACTTCAGctgggaaatgtttcagaaTCTATACCAAGGAATTCTGGGAGAAGTGTATGCCTGAATACACAATTCCAGAGATCCAGAGGACGAGTCTGACCGCTGTGATACTCACGCTGAAGTGCCTGGGAATTCATGATGTCATCAG gtTTCCTTATCTGGACTGTCCAGAGGAAAGATTCATACTAGAAGCACTAAAGCAGCTCTACCAGTTTGATGCCATCGACAG AAGAGGAAATGTGACAAAGCTTGGGGAGCTGATGGTGGAGTTCCCCCTACACCCAGGCCTCACCAGGGCCCTGCTCAAGGCTGCCTCCCTCGGCTGCCAAGACCTGTTGCTTGCTGTGGCGGCCATGCTGTCGGTGGAGAACATCTTCATCAGGCCAG GCCACCCTGATAAGCAGAAAGAGGCAGATAAGAAGCACCGAGCGCTGGCTGCAAAGACTGGCAGTATGAACGACTTTGCCACACTTCTCAGTGTCTTTCAGTCCTGCAAATCCAG TGATCGACCTTCAGCGTGGTGTAAAGAGAACTGGATCCACTGGAGGGCGCTGAAGTCAGCCTTTAGTGTGGAGACTCAGCTACGAGACATCCTCCACCGACTCCAGCAG AAAAAAGATTTCCCTGTAGAAACATTTGATGGCAACAAGAGTGAACTCTTTAGGCGATGCCTCTGCACAGGATACTTCAGTAACGTTGCAAGAAG GTCTATTGGAAAGGTGTTTTGTACAATGGATGGCCATGGATCAATGGTTCACATTCATCCATCCTCATct CTATTTGACCAGGAGGGAGAGCTGAACTGGGTCATCTTCCATGATGTGCTGGCGACATCACGGGTGTACATCCGGACTGTTTGTCCTATTCGATATGAGTGGGTGAAAGATTTATTACCCAAACTCCATGAAGTGGACGCCTATGAACTGAGCAGTGTGGCGAGAGAAGAAGTTACAGCCGAGGAAATGACAAAATGGGAGTCCAGGGAAGCCGCCAAAAGACAATCAG AGGTTTCTGATGAGGATGCAATGAAGAAGCTGGAGAAGCGAAACGACGAAACCACAGTGAGCGAAGCTCGTGCTCGCTACCTGCAGCGAAAGCAGCAAAGGCAGCAGAGTAAACCTCTCTGA